Proteins from a genomic interval of Zingiber officinale cultivar Zhangliang chromosome 1B, Zo_v1.1, whole genome shotgun sequence:
- the LOC121971234 gene encoding T-complex protein 1 subunit zeta 1, with product MSLRVLNPQAEVLNKSAALHMNINAAKGLQDVLKTNLGPKGTIKMLVGGAGDIKLTKDGNTLLKEMQIQNPTAIMIARTAVAQDDTSGDGTTSTVLFIGELMKQSEQKIGEGMHPRVLVDGFEIAKRATLEFLEKFKTPAVMGDSPDKEILKMVARTTLRTKLYESLADQLTDVVVDAVLCIRKPDEPIDLFMVEIMHMRHKFDVDTRLVEGLVLDHGSRHPDMKRRAENCYILTCNVSLEYDKSEINAGFFYSNAEQREKMVAAERRQVDERVNKIIELKNKVCSDNDKNFLVINQKGIDPPSLDLLARAGIIALRRAKRRNMERLVLACGGEAVNSVDDLTVDCLGWAGLVYEHVLGEEKYTFVENVKNPRSCTILIKGPNDHTIAQIKDAVRDGLRSVKNTIEDEAVVLGAGAFEVAARQHLINNVKKTVQGRAQIGVEAFADALLVVPKTLAENSGHDTLDAIISITGEHDRGNIVGLNLHTGTPVDPQMEGIFDNYSVKRQLINSGPVIASQLLLVDEVIRAGRNMRKPT from the exons ATGTCGCTCCGGGTGTTGAATCCTCAAGCTGAGGTGCTGAACAAGTCGGCGGCACTCCACATGAACATTAACGCTGCCAAGGGCCTTCAGGATGTGCTAAAAACGAATCTCGGGCCCAAGGGCACCATCAAAAT GCTTGTCGGAGGGGCTGGGGACATCAAGCTTACAAAAGATGGGAACACTCTCTTGAAAGAGATG CAAATCCAAAACCCTACAGCGATTATGATCGCAAGGACTGCAGTTGCGCAGGATGACACTAGTGGTGATGGCACAACCTCCACTGTTCTCTTCATTGGGGAGTTGATGAAGCAGTCAGAACAGAAAATCGGTGAAG GAATGCATCCAAGAGTGTTGGTAGATGGTTTTGAAATTGCCAAGCGGGCTACTCTAGAGTTTCTAGAGAAGTTTAAGACACCTGCTGTGATGGGTGACTCACCTGACAAGGAGATATTGAAAATGGTAGCAAGGACAACACTTAGGACAAAG TTATATGAATCGCTAGCTGACCAACTGACCGACGTTGTTGTTGATGca GTACTCTGCATACGAAAACCAGATGAGCCAATTGATCTTTTCATGGTCGAGATAATGCATATGCGCCATAAATTCGATGTTGACACGCGCTTG GTTGAAGGCCTTGTCCTTGATCATGGATCTCGACATCCTGATATGAAGCGGAGGGCAGAAAATTGCTATATCTTGACTTGCAATGTCTCCTTGGAATATGATAAAAG TGAAATAAATGCAGGCTTTTTCTACTCCAATGCCGAGCAGAGAGAAAAAATGGTTGCTGCTGAACGTCGTCAAGTTGATGAGCGGGTTAACAAGATCATTGAATTGAAGAACAAG GTCTGTTCTGACAATGACAAAAACTTTCTTGTGATTAATCAGAAGGGCATTGATCCTCCATCTCTAGATCTACTTGCCAGGGCAGGG ATTATTGCACTTAGAAGAGCCAAGAGGAGGAATATGGAAAGACTGGTTTTGGCTTGTGGTGGGGAAGCTGTTAATTCTGTTGATGACTTGACGGTTGATTGTCTTGGATGGGCTGGGCTTGTTTATGAGCATGTTCTTGGTGAAGAAAAGTATACCTTTGTTGAAAATGTGAAAAACCCTCGCTCTTGTACCATCTTGATCAAAG GACCAAATGATCATACCATTGCTCAAATCAAGGATGCTGTTCGTGATGGTCTCAGATCTGTCAAGAATACAATTGAAGATGAAGCTGTTGTTCTG GGTGCTGGGGCGTTTGAGGTTGCCGCAAGACAGCATTTGATCAACAATGTAAAGAAAACGGTTCAAGGG CGTGCACAAATTGGAGTCGAAGCTTTTGCTGATGCCCTTCTCGTGGTTCCAAAGACACTTGCAGAGAACTCTGGCCACGATACCTTAGATGCCATCATTTCTATTACA GGTGAGCATGACAGAGGCAACATTGTCGGTTTGAATCTTCATACGGGTACACCTGTTGATCCACAGATGGAGGGTATCTTTGATAACTACTCGGTCAAACGTCAGCTCATAAACTCAGG ACCTGTTATTGCTTCCCAATTGCTTCTGGTGGATGAAGTAATTCGTGCTGGCCGAAACATGCGAAAACCAACATAG
- the LOC122040858 gene encoding MAP7 domain-containing protein 1-like, whose translation MHWQPELPMTPALDEFYMDLSYATAAAQMEDWRLNLMRLLSEDLLSFFRLSRCTSDTPRSLAEVLHRASEVLPLPFDDLEIMRRGRAILDRRLLPHLGSASVGAATQPAPNPASHAASPSPAASSRGRGRGQATRPARSAFRGALRASGCGRAALHHAGPSSSGRGTTDRGAAASSQGQPRSDDSDLDNQPLLHRRRRRLASPNPYRGRPAAFRFAPTAAEGDSPDDNQNPVPTEPVPEPPPAPPGADAGPSQPSFSARHCYRTTIPSEAALARRPDASTSLLMMKGCLGSLWAESMDQMGDAPPLAQMDRKELQERVSELELQLNDPTQASYALRAEIQALTNQTDRQKQSLIQVKDELRAMREERAASEAGYQQQLAHQAQVIQSRDTLLQERSEKLEVQAAQLETQAAELRALKAELSQS comes from the exons ATGCATTGGCAACCTGAACTGCCTATGACTCCAGCGCTGGACGAATTCTACATGGACCTCTCTTATGCCACAGCTGCTGCTCAAATGGAGGATTGGCGCTTGAATCTGATGAGACTGCTATCTGAAGATCTACTTTCTTTCTTCAGGCTAAGCCGCTGTACCTCTGACACACCGCGCTCCTTAG CTGAAGTTTTGCATCGTGCGTCGGAGGTTCTGCCTCTGCCCTTCGATGACCTGGAGATAATGCGGCGCGGTCGGGCAATCTTGGAcaggaggctactccctcaccTTGGGTCTGCCTCAGTCGGGGCAGCGACTCAGCCTGCTCCCAACCCTGCCTCACACGCCGCTTCTCCTTCCCCTGCCGCCTCGAGCCGAGGTCGGGGTCGGGGCCAAGCTACTCGCCCGGCCAGAAGCGCCTTCCGAGGAGCCTTGCGGGCATCCGGATGCGGTCGCGCAGCTCTTCATCACGCAGGTCCGAGCTCATCCGGCCGGGGCACCACAGACAGGGGTGCAGCGGCCTCTTCACAGGGTCAGCCTCGCTCTGATGATTCTGACTTGGAtaaccagcccctgcttcacaggCGGCGCCGAAGACTAG CCTCTCCTAACCCCTACAGGGGGCGACCAGCTGCGTTCCGCTTTGCTCCTACTGCTGCAGAGGGAGACAGCCCCGACGATAATCAAAACCCGGTGCCCACTGAGCCCGTTCCCGAGCCACCTCCGGCCCCTCCTGGTGCTGacgccggcccttctcaaccttcctTCTCCGCCCGCCATTGTTACAGGACAACCATCCCCTCTGAAGCTGCTCTAGCTCGGCGGCCTGACGCCTCCACAAGCCTTTTGATGATGAAAGGCTGCCTCGGCAGTTTGTGGGCAGAGAGTATGGATCAAATGGGTGACGCACCTCCATTAGCCCAGATGGACag AAAGGAACTCCAGGAGAGAGTCTCCGAATTAGAGTTGCAATTGAACGATCCCACCCAAGCTAGTTATGCTTTGCGAGCGGAGATTCAGGCTCTAACCAATCAGACCGACCGACAGAAACAGTCCCTGATACAGGTGAAGGATGAGCTCCGAGCTATGAGGGAGGAGAGAGCTGCATCTGAGGCAGGGTATCAGCAGCAGCTTGCCCATCAAGCTCAGGTGATACAGTCCAGAGATACCCTTCTGCAAGAGAGGAGCGAGAAATTGGAAGTGCAGGCAGCTCAACTGGAGACTCAGGCAGCTGAACTGAGGGCTCTGAAGGCAGAACTATCCCAGTCTTGA
- the LOC121985679 gene encoding cullin-1-like isoform X1: MKRKRAVRNKKRKPILFGEGWEVIEQGVTKMKRILEGLPEPPFTSEEYMKIYTTIHNMCIQSSQHDYTEKLYIKYKEVIKEYITSVVLPSLKDKHDEFLLRELVIRWSNHKVMTKWLSRFLSYLSRFFIKRNSLPSLDEVAFTSFRDQVYKKTKGKVKDAAISLIDQERCGEQIDRGLLKNVIEIFVEIGMGKMDYYKNDFEEEMLKETTAYYSRKASNWILVESFPDYMLKVEECLRREKDRVVHYLHATSEPKLIEQVRHEVLCVYSSQLLENEKSGCCVLIQEHKVDELSRMYKLFSKIDDSLCRISQIYKKHVTVEGTTLVKKADDVASNKEVTLLLACFQTFVREVIELHDKNMPLVNDCFQNHTLFHKALKEAFEIFLNKTVAGSSTAELLVNYCDNILKKGGSEKHSDEAIEQILEKAVNLLGYIYDKDLFVEFYRKKLARRLLFDKSANEDHERSILTKLKQQNGAHFTSKLEGMVTDMILARETQADFKEYLQYNPHTNPGIDLSVTVLTTGFWPSYRSSDFHLPFEMTKCIQAFKEFYPTKTNSRKLTWIYSLGTCNITAKFELQTIELIVTTYQAAVLLLFNDSDRLSYSEIMSQLNLADDDIVRLLQSLCCLKYKILNKEPNTNSISSDDVFAFNSKFTNKMRRIRIPLPIVDEKKKILEVVDKDRKYVVDACLIRIMKSRKVLNHQQLITECVEQLKVFKPDLKLIKKRIEDLINREYLERDSENLNLYRYLT; this comes from the exons ATGAAGAGGAAAAGGGCGGTGCGTAATAAGAAGCGGAAGCCGATCCTTTTCGGCGAAGGGTGGGAGGTCATCGAGCAAGGCGTCACCAAGATGAAGAGGATCTTGGAAGGGCTTCCCGAACCACCTTTCACATCCGAGGAATACATGAAGATCTACAC AACAATCCACAATATGTGTATCCAAAGTTCTCAGCACGATTACACGGAAAAATTGTACATAAAGTACAAGGAAGTGATCAAGGAGTACATAACTTCCGTG GTATTGCCCTCTTTGAAGGACAAGCATGATGAGTTTTTGTTAAGGGAACTGGTCATAAGATGGTCAAATCATAAAGTTATGACCAAATGGCTTTCACGTTTTCTTTCGTACCTTAGTCGCTTTTTCATCAAGCGGAACTCACTTCCATCACTTGATGAAGTTGCATTTACAAGTTTTCGAGACCAG GTTTATAAGAAGACTAAAGGAAAAGTTAAAGATGCTGCCATTTCTTTG ATTGATCAAGAGCGCTGTGGTGAACAAATTGATAGGGGTCTGCTGAAGAATGTTATTGAAATTTTTGTTGAAATTGGAATGGGCAAGATggattattataaaaatgattttgaagaaGAAATGCTTAAAGAAACAACAGCCTATTACTCTAGAAAAGCTTCAAATTGGATTCTCGTCGAATCATTCCCAGATTACATGTTAAAG gtTGAGGAGTGCTTAAGGAGGGAGAAGGATAGGGTCGTTCATTATTTGCATGCTACCAGCGAACCAAAATTGATAGAG CAAGTGCGTCATGAGGTTCTATGTGTTTATTCAAGCCAACTTTTGGAAAATGAAAAGTCTGGTTGCTGTGTCTTAATTCAAGAACACAAG GTGGATGAACTTTCACGGATGTACAAGCTTTTTTCAAAGATAGACGACAGCCTATGTCGTATCTCTCAAATTTATAAGAAG CATGTGACTGTTGAGGGTACAACTTTAGTTAAAAAAGCAGATGATGTTGCAAGTAATAAGGAGGTAACT TTACTGCTTGCTTGTTTTCAGACTTTTGTTAGGGAAGTTATTGAACTTCATGACAAGAACATGCCACTCGTGAATGATTGTTTCCAAAATCATACCCTTTTCCATAAG GCACTCAAAGAGGCATTTGAGATTTTCCTCAATAAGACTGTTGCTGGTAGCTCAACTGCTGAGTTACTGGTTAACTATTGTGATAATATTCTTAAGAAGGGTGGAAGTGAGAAACATAGTGATGAAGCAATTGAACAAATACTTGAAAAG GCTGTGAATTTGCTTGGTTATATCTATGACAAAGATTTATTTGTTGAGTTCTATAG GAAAAAACTTGCTAGGAGGTTGTTATTCGACAAAAGTGCTAATGAGGACCATGAGAGAAGCATCTTAACAAAACTGAAGCAGCAAAATGGTGCACATTTTACCTCAAAGTTGGAGGGAATG GTAACTGATATGATCCTCGCTAGAGAAACACAAGCTGATTTTAAGGAATATCTTCAATATAATCCACATACAAATCCAGGGATAGATTTATCCGTTACTGTTTTGACAACTGGATTCTGGCCATCTTATAGATCATCTGATTTCCACCTTCCTTTTGAAATG ACTAAATGTATACAAGCTTTCAAGGAGTTCTATCCGACAAAAACAAACAGCAGAAAGCTCACATGGATATATTCTTTGGGGACATGTAATATTACAGCCAAGTTCGAATTGCAAACTATAGAGCTTATTGTAACAACATATCAG GCTGCAGTTCTTCTGCTCTTTAATGACTCAGATCGATTAAGCTACTCGGAGATCATGTCTCAGCTTAATTTAGCCGATGATGATATAGTCAGATTGCTTCAATCCCTTTGTTGCTTGAAGTATAAAATTCTGAATAAAGAACCAAATACAAATTCTATTTCTTCAGATGACGTCTTTGCGTTCAATTCAAAATTCACCAACAAAATGAGAAGGATCAGG ATACCCCTTCCAATTGTGGATgaaaaaaagaaaatacttgaaGTGGTGGACAAGGATAGAAAATATGTTGTTGATGCCTGCCTGATTCGCATTATGAAAAGCCGCAAAGTATTGAATCATCAACAGTTGATTACAGAATGTGTCGAACAACTTAAAGTGTTCAAG CCTGACTTGAAACTAATTAAGAAGCGTATTGAAGATTTGATAAATAGAGAATATCTAGAGAGAGACTCGGAGAACCTGAATCTGTACCGATACCTTACTTGA
- the LOC121985679 gene encoding cullin-1-like isoform X2: MKRKRAVRNKKRKPILFGEGWEVIEQGVTKMKRILEGLPEPPFTSEEYMKIYTTIHNMCIQSSQHDYTEKLYIKYKEVIKEYITSVVLPSLKDKHDEFLLRELVIRWSNHKVMTKWLSRFLSYLSRFFIKRNSLPSLDEVAFTSFRDQVYKKTKGKVKDAAISLIDQERCGEQIDRGLLKNVIEIFVEIGMGKMDYYKNDFEEEMLKETTAYYSRKASNWILVESFPDYMLKVEECLRREKDRVVHYLHATSEPKLIEQVRHEVLCVYSSQLLENEKSGCCVLIQEHKVDELSRMYKLFSKIDDSLCRISQIYKKHVTVEGTTLVKKADDVASNKEVTINQTFVREVIELHDKNMPLVNDCFQNHTLFHKALKEAFEIFLNKTVAGSSTAELLVNYCDNILKKGGSEKHSDEAIEQILEKAVNLLGYIYDKDLFVEFYRKKLARRLLFDKSGFIFQVTDMILARETQADFKEYLQYNPHTNPGIDLSVTVLTTGFWPSYRSSDFHLPFEMTKCIQAFKEFYPTKTNSRKLTWIYSLGTCNITAKFELQTIELIVTTYQAAVLLLFNDSDRLSYSEIMSQLNLADDDIVRLLQSLCCLKYKILNKEPNTNSISSDDVFAFNSKFTNKMRRIRIPLPIVDEKKKILEVVDKDRKYVVDACLIRIMKSRKVLNHQQLITECVEQLKVFKPDLKLIKKRIEDLINREYLERDSENLNLYRYLT, translated from the exons ATGAAGAGGAAAAGGGCGGTGCGTAATAAGAAGCGGAAGCCGATCCTTTTCGGCGAAGGGTGGGAGGTCATCGAGCAAGGCGTCACCAAGATGAAGAGGATCTTGGAAGGGCTTCCCGAACCACCTTTCACATCCGAGGAATACATGAAGATCTACAC AACAATCCACAATATGTGTATCCAAAGTTCTCAGCACGATTACACGGAAAAATTGTACATAAAGTACAAGGAAGTGATCAAGGAGTACATAACTTCCGTG GTATTGCCCTCTTTGAAGGACAAGCATGATGAGTTTTTGTTAAGGGAACTGGTCATAAGATGGTCAAATCATAAAGTTATGACCAAATGGCTTTCACGTTTTCTTTCGTACCTTAGTCGCTTTTTCATCAAGCGGAACTCACTTCCATCACTTGATGAAGTTGCATTTACAAGTTTTCGAGACCAG GTTTATAAGAAGACTAAAGGAAAAGTTAAAGATGCTGCCATTTCTTTG ATTGATCAAGAGCGCTGTGGTGAACAAATTGATAGGGGTCTGCTGAAGAATGTTATTGAAATTTTTGTTGAAATTGGAATGGGCAAGATggattattataaaaatgattttgaagaaGAAATGCTTAAAGAAACAACAGCCTATTACTCTAGAAAAGCTTCAAATTGGATTCTCGTCGAATCATTCCCAGATTACATGTTAAAG gtTGAGGAGTGCTTAAGGAGGGAGAAGGATAGGGTCGTTCATTATTTGCATGCTACCAGCGAACCAAAATTGATAGAG CAAGTGCGTCATGAGGTTCTATGTGTTTATTCAAGCCAACTTTTGGAAAATGAAAAGTCTGGTTGCTGTGTCTTAATTCAAGAACACAAG GTGGATGAACTTTCACGGATGTACAAGCTTTTTTCAAAGATAGACGACAGCCTATGTCGTATCTCTCAAATTTATAAGAAG CATGTGACTGTTGAGGGTACAACTTTAGTTAAAAAAGCAGATGATGTTGCAAGTAATAAGGAGGTAACTATCAA TCAGACTTTTGTTAGGGAAGTTATTGAACTTCATGACAAGAACATGCCACTCGTGAATGATTGTTTCCAAAATCATACCCTTTTCCATAAG GCACTCAAAGAGGCATTTGAGATTTTCCTCAATAAGACTGTTGCTGGTAGCTCAACTGCTGAGTTACTGGTTAACTATTGTGATAATATTCTTAAGAAGGGTGGAAGTGAGAAACATAGTGATGAAGCAATTGAACAAATACTTGAAAAG GCTGTGAATTTGCTTGGTTATATCTATGACAAAGATTTATTTGTTGAGTTCTATAG GAAAAAACTTGCTAGGAGGTTGTTATTCGACAAAAGTG gatttatttttcagGTAACTGATATGATCCTCGCTAGAGAAACACAAGCTGATTTTAAGGAATATCTTCAATATAATCCACATACAAATCCAGGGATAGATTTATCCGTTACTGTTTTGACAACTGGATTCTGGCCATCTTATAGATCATCTGATTTCCACCTTCCTTTTGAAATG ACTAAATGTATACAAGCTTTCAAGGAGTTCTATCCGACAAAAACAAACAGCAGAAAGCTCACATGGATATATTCTTTGGGGACATGTAATATTACAGCCAAGTTCGAATTGCAAACTATAGAGCTTATTGTAACAACATATCAG GCTGCAGTTCTTCTGCTCTTTAATGACTCAGATCGATTAAGCTACTCGGAGATCATGTCTCAGCTTAATTTAGCCGATGATGATATAGTCAGATTGCTTCAATCCCTTTGTTGCTTGAAGTATAAAATTCTGAATAAAGAACCAAATACAAATTCTATTTCTTCAGATGACGTCTTTGCGTTCAATTCAAAATTCACCAACAAAATGAGAAGGATCAGG ATACCCCTTCCAATTGTGGATgaaaaaaagaaaatacttgaaGTGGTGGACAAGGATAGAAAATATGTTGTTGATGCCTGCCTGATTCGCATTATGAAAAGCCGCAAAGTATTGAATCATCAACAGTTGATTACAGAATGTGTCGAACAACTTAAAGTGTTCAAG CCTGACTTGAAACTAATTAAGAAGCGTATTGAAGATTTGATAAATAGAGAATATCTAGAGAGAGACTCGGAGAACCTGAATCTGTACCGATACCTTACTTGA